From the Prunus dulcis chromosome 4, ALMONDv2, whole genome shotgun sequence genome, one window contains:
- the LOC117625897 gene encoding beta-1,2-xylosyltransferase gives MNNRNLLLLKILLFLFALNSLSLCLYFTSHSRTLTPSQTDTQARHSLSLNRLPLTDQNRHPYRYSKPWPILPSYLPWSQTTQVPFRSCEAYFGNGFTNRVDLLKPKKDLTLNRMGWFKCWFSETLRSSVCEGGGLRMDPGKIKMSRGGEILEEVIGRGEEEELPEFQTGAFQIDGGDGISGEDQRLVTQEFLDEYVPHGEIVKHTMRELIGSVRIVPTTELQCNEWIEEPTLLVTRFEYANLFHTFTDWYSAYVASRVTGLPNRPHLVFVDGHCRASLEETWKALFSSLRYAKNFSGPVCFRHLILSPLGYETPLFKGLNEDINCHGASAPDLWQHPDDQKTARLSEFGEMIKAAFGFPVHRHRIEKPASGPNVLFVRREDYLAHPRHHGKVESRLSNEQEVFDALKSWVSNHKECKINLVNGLFAHMSMKEQVRAIQDASVIIGAHGAGLTHIVSAMPKTVILEIISSQYRRPHFALIAGWKGLEYHAINLEGSFASPPVVIDKLNNIMRSLGC, from the exons ATGAACAATAGGAACTTGTTACTGCTGAAGATCCTTCTGTTTCTCTTTGCcttaaactctctctctctctgcctctaCTTCACTTCTCACTCCAGAACATTAACTCCAAGCCAAACCGACACCCAAGCCCGCCATTCTTTGTCCCTGAACCGCCTCCCCTTAACAGATCAAAATCGCCACCCGTACCGCTATTCGAAGCCATGGCCTATTTTGCCCTCTTACCTCCCTTGGTCTCAGACAACCCAAGTTCCCTTTCGCTCCTGCGAGGCCTATTTTGGCAATGGGTTCACTAACAGAGTCGATCTCTTAAAACCCAAGAAGGATTTGACCTTGAATCGCATGGGTTGGTTCAAGTGCTGGTTCAGTGAGACCTTGAGAAGCTCAGTATGTGAAGGAGGGGGGCTCAGAATGGACCCAGGGAAGATTAAAATGTCAAGAGGTGGTGAGATTTTGGAGGAGGTCATTGggagaggagaggaagaggagtTGCCTGAGTTCCAAACCGGTGCCTTTCAGATAGACGGAGGAGATGGGATTAGTGGAGAGGATCAAAGGCTTGTGACCCAAGAGTTTCTTGATGAGTATGTGCCTCATGGTGAGATTGTGAAACACACCATGAGAGAATTGATTGGGTCTGTTCGGATCGTGCCCACCACAGAGCTTCAGTGCAATGAG TGGATTGAGGAGCCAACACTTCTGGTGACACGCTTTGAGTATGCAAATCTTTTCCACACATTCACGGATTGGTATAGCGCTTATGTAGCTTCAAGAGTCACTGGCTTACCTAATCGACCTCATTTAGTCTTTGTAGATGGACACTGTAGG GCATCTCTGGAAGAAACATGGAAAGCATTATTTTCTAGCCTTAGATATGCTAAAAACTTTAGTGGTCCAGTTTGTTTTCGTCATCTTATTCTCTCACCTTTGGGATATGAAACTCCACTATTTAAGGGGCTGAATGAAGATATAAATTGTCATGGTGCATCTGCACCCGACCTGTGGCAACACCCTGATGACCAGAAAACTGCTCGATTATCAGAGTTCGGTGAAATGATTAAAGCCGCTTTTGGATTTCCAGTGCATAGACATCGTATTGAGAAGCCAGCCTCAGGTCCTAATGTCCTTTTTGTTCGACGTGAAGATTATCTAGCCCATCCACGTCATCATGGTAAAGTTGAGTCGAGGCTAAGTAATGAACAAGAAGTGTTTGATGCCTTAAAGAGCTGGGTATCTAATCATAAGGAATGCAAAATAAACCTTGTGAATGGACTGTTTGCACACATGTCCATGAAAGAGCAAGTCCGGGCCATTCAAGATGCTTCTGTTATTATTGGTGCTCATGGTGCAGGTCTCACACACATAGTATCTGCAATGCCAAAAACCGTGATTCTGGAGATTATTAGTAGTCAATATAGACGGCCACATTTTGCATTAATTGCCGGGTGGAAAGGGTTGGAATATCATGCCATTAATCTTGAGGGGTCATTTGCCAGTCCACCAGTTGTTATTGACAAGCTTAACAACATAATGAGAAGTCTTGGGTGCTGA